TTATAATGCCTCTTTTAATCGAGATTTAATAATGGGCGGCGGTCGCGACCAAGAATCGACCGGTTTTGCCTGGTGGGCAGGTAATGCCCGTTTAATTAACCTATCTGGTAAGTTACTGGGTGCTCACGTTGCTCATGCTGGTTTGATTGTATTCTGGGCAGGGGCGATGACTTTGTTTGAAGTCGCGCACTTCATTCCAGAAAAGCCAATGTATGAGCAAGGACTCATTTTGTTACCTCACCTTGCTGCACAAGGCTGGGGTGTAGGTCCTGGTGGTGAGGTGATTAACACATTTCCTTATTTTGTCGTTGGTGTACTCCACCTTATTTCTTCAGCTGTTCTTGGATTTGGTGGTATCTACCACGCGATTCGCGGTCCAGAAACCTTAGAAGAATATTCTTCGTTCTTCGGTTACGACTGGAAAGATAAGAACAAAATGACCAGCATTATTGGTTTCCACCTCATCATTCTTGGATGTGGTGCGCTGTTGCTGGTAATTAAAGCCATGTTTGTGGGTGGTCTTTATGACACCTGGGCACCTGGCGGTGGCGACGTACGCGTGATCACAAACCCGACACTGAATCCAGCAGTCATCTTTGGCTACGTGCTCAAGTCTCCGTTTGGCGGTGAAGGTTCGATTGTCAGTGTAAACAACCTAGAAGATGTTGTTGGCGGTCACATTTGGGTCGCGTTACTACTGATTTCTGGTGGTATTTTCCACATTTTGACTAAGCCTTTTGCTTGGGCGCGCCGCGCTTTCATTTGGTCAGGAGAAGCTTACCTATCTTACAGCTTAGGTGCTTTGTCCTTGATGGCGTTTATTGCCACTTGCTACGTTTGGTTTAACAACACTGTTTATCCCAGCGAGTTCTACGGTCCTACAGGTCCAGAAGCATCGCAAGCTCAAGCACTGACCTTCTTAATTCGCGACCAGCGCTTAGGTGCTAACGTTGGCTCTGCGCAAGGTCCTACAGGTTTGGGTAAATACTTGATGCGCTCCCCCACTGGTGAAATCATCTTTGGTGGTGAAACAATGCGCTTCTGGGATGTCCGTGCGCCTTGGTTAGAGCCGCTACGCGGTCCTAATGGTCTTGATTTAGATAAGATCAAGAACGATATTCAGCCTTGGCAAGCTCGTCGTGCAGCTGAGTACATGACGCATGCACCTCTAGGTTCGATCAACTCTGTAGGTGGTGTAGCAACCGAGATCAACTCTTTTAACTATGTATCTCCACGTTCTTGGCTAGCTGCCTTCCACTTTATTATGTTCTTCTTCTTCCTTGTAGGTCACTTGTGGCATGCAGGTCGCGCAAGAGCAGCAGTGGCTGGCTTTGAAAAAGGTATTAACCGCGAAAATGAGCCAGTATTGGCCATGGGTGAACTTGACTAAGCAACAGACTGGCTTTTGTCAGTTCTAATAGTAAACGTAGCTTCTGTGTTTCAACAGGAGCTATTTTTTTATTAGATTTCTTGTATGAAGAGAATGACGACGATGTAGAGAAGATGCCTGTGTAGCTTTAGTCAATAGAGGAAGTGAGGACATTGTATAAGATCTTAATAACTTCTAGTAACTTCCCTGAAGGAAGTTTAACCCTGTCTCTTGAGCTCTGACTCCGGCTATGTTAACTAATTGCAAAAGTTTTCCCAGCTGATCTATGACACAATTTGACTTAGCGGATATCAGATAGGCAGCTTATGTTACTCATGTAAGTATATGAACGACTTTGAATCTATAGGAGCTTTGCAATGGACACCTGAAGCCAAAGCCAAGCTTAAAAACATTCCTTTTTTTGCGCGAACTCAAGCTAAAGCACGAATTGAGCAATTAGCCCGTGTATCGGGGCAACAAGTTGTCACAGTAGAGTTGGTTGAGCAAGCACGAGTAGAATTTGGTCAGTAGCCGCGATCGCCGTTTCTGGAAATCTTAATAACGAGATGAGAACAGCTTAAAGCGAATTTAGTTGTTCGTTAACGAGTTGCTAGCACGCCCTTAACGCTTCATGAGTAGGGTGTAATTGACTTTAACTATATGTCACAAAGCAGGCTTTTCTTTAAGACGATACCTGTAGCGTGCAAACCATATGAAAATATACCAAAAGCGGCTCCTAAATGCCGGTTTTTGCTACAGTTTCAGCATCGTTGGGTTAGCAATATCTTTACCAGCATCTGCTTTAGCAAATTCGTGTCCCGAACCGAAAGCAGTTCAATATAACATCACAGATCCAACAATTCAGCTTGCGAGTTGGGTAGATGCACCGCAAACTTTGATTCCAAAACTTGTACAAGATCTCGGACCTTGGCTTGCTGCTTACTTGAATCCCTATCCAACACCAAAGCTGCACCCCAGAGCAAAACAGGCAAGAGTACCAATTATCATGTATCACGATATCTTGCCCCAGAAACAAGTCTTTTTTGACGTTACACCCCAGGAATTTGCCACTCACCTCGAATTAATTCGATCGCACAAACTCACTCCAATTAGTTTGGCGCAATTAGTTACTCATCTCCGTACTGGTATACCATTACCGAAAAAACCTATTTTACTGACATTTGACGATGGCTACAGCAGTCATTATCACTATGTTTATCCCTTACTTAAAAAATACGGTTATCCAGCTACTTTTTCAATTTATACATCTAACATTGGTAAAAATACAGGAAGACCGCACGTCACCTGGGAACAATTGCGACAAATGGCAGCCGATCCTTTGATCGCGATCGCAGCTCACAGCGTCACCCATCCCGCTGATTTAACTGTTTTACCCGAAGAGCAACTGCGATTTGAAATTAGTGAGTCAAAACGAATTCTAGAAACTCAGTTGGGAATTCCTATTGATTACTTTACTTATCCTACAGGAAAGTATGATTCGCGAGTAGCGCGCTTGGTCGCTCAAACAGGGTATAAAGCTGCACTAACGATGGATGATTCGGAGGATCGCTTTGCAGGACAATCGGAGAGTCTTTTGGCGATCGCCCGTCTTGGACAATCACGCTTAAAGCACGCGATCGCTGCTACCTGGGGAGGATCTCAATTACCAGTTTGGGGTGAAAAATTTGACTTTACATCTGAAATTACTGTTAGCAAAACCACGATTAACTCTTCGCGACTGATTTTGATCGCTGGTGGGAAACCAATCACAATTCA
The Chroococcidiopsis sp. TS-821 genome window above contains:
- the psbC gene encoding photosystem II reaction center protein CP43: MGGGRDQESTGFAWWAGNARLINLSGKLLGAHVAHAGLIVFWAGAMTLFEVAHFIPEKPMYEQGLILLPHLAAQGWGVGPGGEVINTFPYFVVGVLHLISSAVLGFGGIYHAIRGPETLEEYSSFFGYDWKDKNKMTSIIGFHLIILGCGALLLVIKAMFVGGLYDTWAPGGGDVRVITNPTLNPAVIFGYVLKSPFGGEGSIVSVNNLEDVVGGHIWVALLLISGGIFHILTKPFAWARRAFIWSGEAYLSYSLGALSLMAFIATCYVWFNNTVYPSEFYGPTGPEASQAQALTFLIRDQRLGANVGSAQGPTGLGKYLMRSPTGEIIFGGETMRFWDVRAPWLEPLRGPNGLDLDKIKNDIQPWQARRAAEYMTHAPLGSINSVGGVATEINSFNYVSPRSWLAAFHFIMFFFFLVGHLWHAGRARAAVAGFEKGINRENEPVLAMGELD
- a CDS encoding PCP reductase family protein, with protein sequence MNDFESIGALQWTPEAKAKLKNIPFFARTQAKARIEQLARVSGQQVVTVELVEQARVEFGQ
- a CDS encoding polysaccharide deacetylase family protein; protein product: MKIYQKRLLNAGFCYSFSIVGLAISLPASALANSCPEPKAVQYNITDPTIQLASWVDAPQTLIPKLVQDLGPWLAAYLNPYPTPKLHPRAKQARVPIIMYHDILPQKQVFFDVTPQEFATHLELIRSHKLTPISLAQLVTHLRTGIPLPKKPILLTFDDGYSSHYHYVYPLLKKYGYPATFSIYTSNIGKNTGRPHVTWEQLRQMAADPLIAIAAHSVTHPADLTVLPEEQLRFEISESKRILETQLGIPIDYFTYPTGKYDSRVARLVAQTGYKAALTMDDSEDRFAGQSESLLAIARLGQSRLKHAIAATWGGSQLPVWGEKFDFTSEITVSKTTINSSRLILIAGGKPITIHAKSRYQVPQILAGSPAIAAVDGGFFSLKSLDSNVMIGPVLSHSGKFIPGNNTENRKLSGRPLVLINSQAVKFIAFNPQQHNTLAGLNAALPNVTDSFVAAAWLVKDNQPQPASTFGSLFDYDAARHRAFWGINQAGQPTIGVSTTLIDSVSLGIALAQAGLRDAVMLDSGASTSLAYKGESLVGYTPRPVPHVVALVPPQTMTQSNCVMASR